One stretch of Aquimarina sp. Aq107 DNA includes these proteins:
- a CDS encoding MFS transporter, with protein MNSLYLILTKLRYFGPAWVFASLNIMTGTWVLYIPKIRAKLLIDDAQLGIALFCFALGTLAMIPLSSLIIGKFGIGKTTIIGISIFSLLFLMPIVAPSYLILCIVLFVVGLFACLTDIAMNALVSEIEQEDDVHIMSASHGFFSLGGVIGAGIGGFLITYFEVPFLHMLYAAIFVILTNFLVCKQYLTVKGEKEESSKKRLDLELIKPLLGLTIIAFLIMGSEGAIEHWSKLYMQDVVKISSEKISGFGFVAFSLMMTLGRFFGDAVSKHFGSFAIIIGGSLISAIGFLAVLSISLVLTIIGFGLIGLGFSVIIPELFRLAGKTKGVSSAKGISFVAGFGYLGFLISPPFLGFLSKIESLKLSFTALLIATLIALIVTFFISKRAVK; from the coding sequence TTGAATTCTTTATATCTTATTCTTACTAAATTACGATATTTTGGACCTGCTTGGGTTTTTGCTTCGCTTAATATAATGACAGGTACTTGGGTGTTGTATATACCTAAAATTAGAGCTAAGTTGCTAATTGATGATGCGCAATTGGGAATAGCACTTTTTTGTTTTGCTTTAGGTACGTTGGCAATGATACCTTTATCATCCTTGATTATTGGAAAATTTGGTATCGGTAAGACTACAATTATTGGGATTTCAATTTTTTCTTTACTCTTTTTAATGCCAATTGTTGCTCCAAGTTATTTGATATTGTGTATTGTGTTATTCGTTGTAGGGTTGTTTGCTTGCCTAACTGATATTGCAATGAATGCATTGGTGTCCGAAATAGAACAAGAAGATGATGTACATATTATGTCTGCTTCTCATGGTTTTTTTAGTTTAGGAGGTGTTATTGGAGCAGGTATTGGTGGTTTTTTGATTACTTATTTTGAGGTTCCATTTTTACATATGCTATATGCCGCAATATTTGTGATTTTAACCAACTTTTTAGTATGTAAGCAATATTTAACTGTAAAAGGTGAAAAAGAAGAATCTTCTAAAAAACGGTTGGATTTAGAACTTATCAAACCTCTCTTAGGACTTACAATTATTGCATTTTTAATTATGGGTAGCGAAGGGGCAATAGAGCATTGGAGTAAACTTTATATGCAAGATGTGGTAAAAATATCTTCGGAGAAGATTTCTGGATTTGGTTTTGTTGCTTTTTCTTTAATGATGACACTAGGCCGTTTTTTTGGGGATGCTGTGAGTAAACATTTTGGGTCTTTTGCAATAATTATAGGAGGATCTTTAATTAGCGCTATTGGTTTTTTAGCTGTGTTAAGTATTTCATTGGTTCTAACAATAATCGGTTTTGGATTAATTGGTTTAGGTTTCTCTGTGATTATTCCAGAGTTATTTAGATTAGCTGGTAAGACCAAAGGTGTTTCTTCTGCGAAAGGAATTTCTTTCGTTGCAGGATTTGGTTATCTTGGTTTTTTGATAAGCCCTCCGTTTCTTGGTTTTTTATCAAAAATAGAAAGCCTAAAGCTTAGTTTTACAGCCTTGTTAATAGCAACATTAATTGCATTAATTGTTACATTTTTTATTTCAAAAAGAGCTGTTAAATAA
- a CDS encoding AraC family transcriptional regulator — protein MKPSYEQIYLEQSKSLKIESYTKDSLCHEINWHLHPEYEIVFIKNGNGIIQVESHLENYQEGLLIFLSPNMPHMPFGNKDFRDNVEVVIQFNEDFIEEKLHHFPEFSIILDFIKKSPKGCIFSQKIKEELSASFLRFSNQNNIEKLLNFINILYQLSISKNYRSIIKTNHLDIDKTSLPRISKVFEYVNKNYAKKIKSETLAKELGLTTNSFCRIFKSSTGKNFISFLNEFRIKKAQEFFYNSNNISISEVLYQCGFNDPSYFCKLFKKQTGLSPSAYIKTLK, from the coding sequence ATGAAGCCATCCTATGAGCAAATTTATCTAGAACAATCCAAGTCTTTAAAAATAGAAAGTTATACTAAGGATTCACTTTGTCACGAAATAAATTGGCATTTACATCCTGAATACGAAATTGTTTTTATTAAAAATGGAAATGGCATTATTCAGGTAGAATCCCATCTTGAAAACTACCAAGAAGGATTACTCATTTTTCTTAGCCCCAATATGCCACATATGCCCTTTGGAAATAAAGATTTTAGAGACAATGTAGAGGTTGTAATTCAATTTAATGAAGATTTTATTGAAGAAAAATTACATCATTTTCCGGAGTTTTCTATAATTTTAGATTTCATAAAGAAATCTCCTAAAGGTTGTATCTTTTCTCAGAAAATTAAAGAAGAATTATCTGCATCTTTTTTAAGATTTTCTAATCAAAATAATATCGAAAAGCTATTAAACTTTATTAATATTCTATATCAGCTTTCCATTTCCAAAAATTATAGATCAATTATAAAAACAAATCATCTAGATATTGACAAAACTTCTTTACCCAGAATATCAAAAGTTTTTGAATATGTAAATAAAAACTATGCTAAAAAAATCAAATCAGAAACTTTAGCTAAAGAATTAGGGTTAACTACAAATTCATTTTGCAGAATTTTCAAATCCTCTACAGGAAAGAATTTTATTAGTTTCTTAAATGAATTTAGAATTAAGAAAGCGCAAGAATTTTTCTATAACAGTAACAATATATCTATCTCAGAGGTGCTATACCAATGTGGGTTTAATGACCCTTCTTATTTCTGCAAACTCTTTAAAAAACAAACTGGTCTTTCGCCTTCTGCATATATTAAGACATTAAAATAG
- the kynU gene encoding kynureninase encodes MQFENSKEFAQKLDQQDPLSSYRDQFLFPKVNEKEVIYFTGNSLGLQPKNTKKYVDEVMKDWAELAVEGHFYADKPWWDYHERLAKPLSRIVGANPSEITVMNTLTVNLHLLMVSFYRPQGKRYKIICEEKAFPSDQYMLQSQVRFHGYDPKGAIVEIKKRPGEHNFRIEDILSTIKSIGEECALILIGGVNYYTGQVFDMKTITKAGHDIGAFVGWDLAHGAGNIELKLHDWDVDFASWCSYKYMNSGPGNASGCFVHERFHDRKDIPRFEGWWGTKRESRFLMKPEFEPMPNADAWQLSNAPILSLAPYLASLELFEKVGMEALIKKRNLIVAYLEFVLKSIDLEVESTFEIITPSSQEERGTQLSVFLHGEGRKLFDYLMKNGVITDWREPNVIRLAPAPFYCSYEDMYEFGQILKKGILQKL; translated from the coding sequence ATGCAATTTGAAAACAGTAAAGAATTTGCTCAAAAGTTAGATCAACAAGATCCTTTAAGTTCTTATAGAGATCAGTTTCTTTTTCCTAAAGTTAATGAAAAAGAGGTTATATATTTTACAGGAAATTCTTTAGGACTTCAGCCTAAAAACACAAAGAAGTATGTCGATGAAGTAATGAAAGATTGGGCAGAACTTGCTGTTGAAGGACATTTTTATGCAGATAAGCCTTGGTGGGACTATCACGAACGTTTAGCCAAACCCCTTAGTAGAATAGTTGGAGCTAATCCCTCTGAGATTACGGTGATGAACACCTTAACAGTAAATCTCCATTTGCTAATGGTTTCATTTTATCGACCTCAAGGAAAACGATATAAGATTATATGTGAAGAGAAAGCATTTCCTAGTGATCAATATATGTTACAGAGTCAGGTTAGATTTCATGGATATGATCCAAAAGGTGCTATTGTAGAAATTAAGAAACGCCCTGGAGAACATAATTTTAGGATAGAAGATATTTTATCTACTATTAAATCAATAGGAGAGGAGTGTGCTTTAATTCTAATCGGTGGTGTTAATTATTATACAGGTCAGGTTTTTGATATGAAAACCATTACTAAAGCAGGTCATGATATCGGAGCTTTTGTTGGTTGGGATCTTGCACATGGTGCGGGTAATATAGAATTAAAATTACATGATTGGGATGTGGATTTTGCATCTTGGTGTAGTTATAAGTATATGAATAGTGGTCCAGGAAATGCTTCTGGCTGCTTTGTACATGAACGATTTCATGACAGAAAAGATATTCCACGGTTCGAAGGTTGGTGGGGGACTAAAAGAGAATCTAGATTTTTGATGAAACCAGAGTTCGAGCCCATGCCTAATGCAGATGCTTGGCAATTGAGTAACGCTCCTATTTTATCCTTAGCACCATATTTGGCTTCACTAGAATTATTTGAAAAAGTTGGGATGGAAGCACTTATTAAAAAGCGAAATCTCATTGTTGCTTATTTAGAATTTGTGTTGAAATCGATTGATTTAGAAGTAGAAAGTACTTTTGAAATAATAACTCCTTCGAGTCAGGAAGAAAGAGGAACACAACTCTCTGTATTTCTCCATGGCGAAGGAAGAAAGTTATTTGATTATTTAATGAAAAATGGAGTAATTACAGATTGGAGAGAACCAAATGTAATTAGATTAGCTCCAGCACCTTTTTATTGTTCTTATGAGGATATGTACGAGTTTGGTCAAATTCTTAAGAAAGGGATATTGCAGAAATTATAA
- a CDS encoding CDC27 family protein: protein MDANHQEKYHDQIDAYLREELSIEEKALFEELLKNNPELLHEFKIHQELFALTDESAWIDESFTPDKEDVNEVESYFKSKEAKQLKDTIIKAKNAYQKNNSSSWFKNKVRVSILMAASFIVFIVLYTFNSKSSPQDLYVLYSEWKDLPSLTSRSDENQLAEGQKMFEQKKYQESYNLFKNYIENKDQTLPSLFIYAGLSALELNKYEEAVYYFDSLISSDAVDQSKGYWYKALVYLKQDRKNKAIPMLENILLDEGNYNFDEAKTILKKLQ, encoded by the coding sequence ATGGACGCTAACCACCAAGAAAAATATCATGATCAAATCGATGCATATCTTAGAGAAGAACTTTCTATAGAAGAAAAAGCACTTTTTGAAGAATTATTAAAAAATAATCCTGAATTATTACACGAATTCAAGATACACCAAGAGTTGTTTGCTTTAACTGACGAATCTGCTTGGATTGATGAATCATTTACTCCAGATAAAGAAGATGTTAACGAAGTAGAATCTTATTTTAAAAGTAAAGAGGCTAAACAATTAAAAGATACAATTATTAAAGCTAAGAACGCTTATCAAAAAAATAATAGCTCTTCTTGGTTTAAGAATAAAGTAAGGGTTTCTATATTGATGGCAGCTTCTTTTATAGTATTTATAGTTTTGTATACATTCAATTCTAAAAGTTCACCTCAGGATTTGTACGTTTTATATAGCGAATGGAAAGATTTGCCATCGCTTACGAGTAGAAGTGATGAAAATCAGTTGGCAGAAGGACAAAAAATGTTCGAGCAAAAGAAATATCAAGAAAGTTATAATTTGTTTAAAAATTATATAGAAAATAAAGATCAAACATTACCATCTCTGTTTATATATGCTGGACTTTCTGCATTGGAATTAAATAAATATGAAGAAGCGGTTTATTATTTTGATAGCTTAATAAGCTCTGATGCTGTTGATCAATCAAAAGGGTATTGGTATAAAGCATTAGTGTATCTAAAACAAGATAGAAAAAATAAAGCAATACCAATGTTAGAAAATATTCTTTTAGATGAAGGAAATTATAATTTTGATGAAGCAAAAACTATATTAAAAAAATTGCAGTAG
- a CDS encoding RNA polymerase sigma factor: MPENKYFIQGILNSDERVITEIYTSFFPKVLGFVLSNKGQEVDAEDIFQKVLMQISARIRCRELETITSTFEAYIFTACKNLWRRELNKRKRVTNTEVKELVSEESDMAYALLEQERWELFKEKLDKLSDNCRQVLTLFLKKVSYAEIVKQLSYSSETVARQRVFKCKAKLIESVKSDKRFKKLIS; this comes from the coding sequence ATGCCAGAAAATAAATATTTTATACAAGGAATTCTGAACTCAGATGAAAGAGTGATAACGGAAATTTACACCTCTTTTTTCCCTAAAGTCTTAGGTTTTGTTCTTAGTAATAAAGGACAAGAAGTAGATGCAGAAGATATTTTTCAGAAAGTTTTAATGCAGATCTCTGCTAGAATTAGATGTAGAGAATTAGAAACTATTACCTCTACCTTTGAAGCTTATATATTTACAGCATGTAAAAATTTGTGGCGCAGAGAATTAAATAAAAGAAAACGGGTAACAAATACAGAAGTAAAGGAACTGGTAAGTGAAGAATCGGATATGGCATATGCTTTACTTGAACAAGAACGATGGGAGCTTTTTAAAGAGAAATTAGATAAACTATCGGATAATTGCAGACAGGTATTAACCTTATTTCTTAAAAAAGTATCTTACGCAGAAATCGTTAAGCAATTATCATATTCTTCGGAAACAGTTGCTAGACAACGAGTTTTTAAATGTAAAGCTAAACTTATAGAAAGTGTTAAATCCGATAAACGATTTAAAAAATTGATATCATAA